GCCCGGCGCCAGCGGACCTTGACCCGCGCACCGGGCAGGAGAGCGCCGCCGAACCGGCGCTGCGACCGTGCGGCTGCGGGAGCGAGGGCGACGAGCCGCTCCCCGGAGGCCGCCAGCAGGTGGACGACGCGGTCCGCCTCCCCCCTGACGGTCGTTGCGAGCACGATCGCCTCCGTCTCGCCGCGGGTCACAGCACCGCGAGAAGCGTGGTCGCGAGGCCGAGGAAAATCAGCGAGCCGACCACGTCGGTCGTTGTGGTGACGAACGGGGTCGTCGAGATCGCCGGATCGATGCCCAGCCGGTGGAGAGCCAGGGGCAGCAGCGACCCGACGAGCGTCGCCACGGTCATCGACATCGCCAGGGAGCTCCCGACGACGATGGCGACCGGGAGGGCCCGGTCCGCCGGCAGCCCCGACAGCCAGTGGAGGGTGGCGAAGCTCCCCGCCGCGAGCAGCAGTCCGTAGACCATGCCGAGGACGGCGGCCACGCCGATCTCCCTCAAGAAGGACCG
This genomic window from Acidobacteriota bacterium contains:
- a CDS encoding DNA repair protein RecO — translated: MTRGETEAIVLATTVRGEADRVVHLLAASGERLVALAPAAARSQRRFGGALLPGARVKVRWRRA